In the genome of Daucus carota subsp. sativus chromosome 9, DH1 v3.0, whole genome shotgun sequence, the window aatgacTAAACTACCCTTGCTcattatacataatttaattcaaaaagaccACACTACCCTTACTCACTattaatatttacttttaataccaacctatttattagacattaatgtctcttcattaatatgcattaattactttataatcatttttaaaattttaatttctcttcaaaaattttgtaaatttttatattttgcatgATTTTCGACCCATTATTCAAATTTCTGACCAATTAGACATCGATTAAACGGATTTTACCAAATCGGATCAAAATCCGTCCGACTATTGATTAATAGGTTAACTCGGCCAATTTTTAGAATgtttaattgttattatttaataaaattatatacatatgtattagaataactataaataatatatataactatatgacaaAACTCTAATTCGACAAGAATCTCatttttcatattaaattttcaataattttaggtgagtggtaatttaattatataattttatacagtgtactatattttttgtatttatattttaataaatatcataatagtgaggatatgtgtacatatatacatcaaTATAGAGTGTATTTGGGTAAATCTTATGAAAAGTGACTTacttcttaaaataaaaaaagtggaCTATTTGTGAGAAGTGAGTCaatacttataagtgattaaagtgtttgaaaaaaaattgaagtccTCAAAAAAAGTTAGAATTTGAAGTTCCTATGTGTGCTtgtgactttttacacaaacaggtcaaaaaaaacatatgactattttaggaaaaaaaGCCAGAAGCAAGGACAGATATACacataatatgacttaaaatacaaataaatattaaattgaaattaaatttacaaataatctcaatttaaaaaagatgaaaaaagaATATGAGAtacattaatttaattcaaaacgaCCAATTTACCCTTCGCTcattatacaatatttatatatataaaggttattattgacttttaacactaatgtatttattagacattaatgtctaatcattgtaaattaattcgatATGACTAATATACCCTTCTCttaatacacatattttaatatatatatatataaaagttattattgacttttaatactaacgcatttattatacattaatgtctaagcaatgtatttattatacacattaattataacatgatcattatttgaaattattttaatattatacatataaataatatatatctaatcatttttaaaattttaaattttctccacaaattttgtaaattttaatattctacctgatttttgactgattaatccaatgttgaccaattaatcatcgatttaatCGAATTTTACCAAATCGTATTAAAAATTCGTCTGTTATCGATTATTCGGTTAATCggccgatttttagaatatttaattattgtgatttaataaaattatatatatgatttaataaaatcatatatatgattttttaactatacgacaaagactctgattcgacaagaatcttatttgtttttatcaaattttcaataattttaggtgaatgataatttaattatagaataaaatttaaatagtgtatattttttatatttacattttaataaatatcatcatagtaaggatatatgtacatttagacatcaagataataagaattaaaatacaagtaaatataaatttaaattatatatagggAAATTCTTGATGGTACCCTCGTAGAAGTGGTTTTTTTCAATGGTACCATCGCATTTTTGACTTCAACCGATGGTACGttcgtacttttaatttactctctatggtacactcgtgtactttttatttactctctattgattacaaacttaaaacaaattgtatatttgaaatccttgcgaaaagttacataaaatagacccttaaattatgtaaaacagagtcaaaatgaTGGTATTTTTTCTGAGCAGTTTAATGTTCGATCGTAGGTGAAGGTATACTATTTTGTCATAGTCAAAACTCTAAGCTGACGATTGCTGCGCGGCTGCTGACATAAtgagatgttatatttccaattgtgtttaaacatcatgtaatatatactataattgatgataaaagaagcagtttggctgctgacataatgagatgttatatttccaattgtgtttaaacatcatgtaatatatactgtagttgataataaaagaagcagtttggctgctgacataatgagatgttatatttccaattgtgtttaaacatcatgtaatatataccatagttgatgataaaagaagcagTTTGGCCAAGCATCCCGGTACAGGGTCTAATGACCAGAAGCCTGAAATAGTGATTAGCCGGTAACTAATCGAATCTTGATCAATTTAATCCAAAATGACTAAACTATCCTTTATTCAAAATACATtcagtttgttcgactcgatcattggtgtagatgccgtatgactttctattattagattaacacctttgtttcaaaaaaaaagaagaagatatttttcattcacaaAATTTGAACGTACgtctataaaaaaaagaaaagattgggaaaataaaaaattttaaaaatgattagatatatattatttatatgtataatattaaattaattccaaaatcatgttataattaatgtatattaatgattggacattaatgtctaataaaataagttagttttaaaagtcaataatgacctctctatatataaaaatatgtattttgatattgCAGTCAATGGACTGGCTTGATGTATAATGTAGGAATTAAGTATCTATGGGGCTATGTTTGGCTACGAAAGTTAagccttaatgtttatttgtttttataaaaatgtatattttataattttttggatatatcatatataattatgatttaataataaataaataaatatttagtgttgtaaaaagcgggaatcagaaAATCAACGATTAATCAGAATGATTAATAGGAtcattattcaaaattaatttaatattatatatgtaaaaataatatatatatatatatatatatatataatcatttttaaaattttaaattttccccaaaatttttgtaaatttttaatattctacctgatttTCGACCCTATTAATCCAATTTTCGACCAATTAGTCAtcgatttaaccgaattttaatatattttttgtatttatatttttaataaatatcataaaagtgAGGATATGTGTATATACAGACATCAACATACtatgatttaaaatacaaataaatataaaaaaagataaataacgagatataacatatattgaaGAAAGTGATTTAAAgcaacccgtgctttgcacgggttaagaagctagttgagaatgaaaagagaaaagtagtttagcaaaaaagaaaagggaaaagtAAAAGGCCCGAGCCCAACTGCACCCAACATCTGGTGTACACGtgtgtgtacatatatataacaaatgtaTATCTCACTCTCGAATGTTCCTTACGTTTGAGCCTCATACAAGAATTCCCAAACTATCACAAAGCTCTCCTGCACACACTTTCAGGTTACAATTCTCATTCAAATCTCTCTATATATCTGTAAAGCTATCATCTTTTTGCCTTTTAATCACTTTTCTTTATCTTAATTGATTGAATTCTGTGTTTTTTTTGATGTTTTGAGGTTTTTATCAGATCTTTTGATCTGGGCTTCTTCTGTTTTGCATGATTGTATGcgtaattatatttattgatcTGGGTTTTGCGTTTGTATGTTTATTTGTTGTTATTTGATTGTGGTTTGTGTTGATGAGTGGGAATTATGAGCATGGTTGTAGATTTTTCAGTGGATTTATATACTGTTTATGTTTATCTGGACTTGGGTTCAAATTGGAGTTAATTTTATAGGGGTTCTTGTGGAACTGATATGTTCCGTAAAATAATGCATGCGTGTGCTGTGAAATTTGTTGCTATTGTTTTTCAaagttatgatttttttttccaaagtaGGGTTTTGTTAAAGAGCATGCTCAATTTTACTTGGCTGCAAGACTACCAGTTTTACAAAACAAGAATCAGTTCCTTAACAAATGCGATTCCTCGTAGAATTAGCTTTCATGTTAAAGTTGCGCTTTTTAACAAATGTGCACTCTGAATTTTGCAGGAAGATGAGTGGAAGATTAAGTCGAACCATCTATGTTGGCAATCTACCTGGTGATATTCGGGAGAGAGAAGTAGAAGATTTGTTCTACAAGGTTATTTATTCAATCAATTATTTACATTCATTTTTAGTCTGATACACTTCTAAGCTGTAGCTGACATATCTGATAAGTGCATCTCAGTGTTTTGATGTATATTAATATGACAATGAAGGTTCAAGCTTTATATGCCTGATAATGGTCTTACCCCTACTCCGTCTGAAATCacttttatactttttttaattttatattattccaTGTATATCTTGGTTTCCTAATAATTTAGTGAAAAGGACTGAAGcactttataaaaaattaacagcGGGGGtaccaaaatatcaaaattttgttaCATTCGTGGTCTGCCTCTTTAAAGTTTCGAACTAGAGTTGCGTCTTTGGTGGCCCCTTTTTAGAAGTTAATGTCACATGCTAAAGCATTATGTGGCATATAAGGGATGTCATCGAGCCAGGTCTCGTAGTTTTGCAGGCAGGGGGGCATATCAAGGTCTCTTAACTTTTAACTCATCTCTGTGCACATAAGAAGCACATACACATTCTTATAACTGGATGCCTTCCTACATGTTAAGAAGTCAATTGATATTATTAGTTATTCCACAGCTGGACACAGTGCTGGTGATTTGCTGTCACCCCCAGATGCATCAGATGAATTGAGAAAATGATAAGAAAGAACTGCTTAAGGTCAAGTTGTGTCTGTAATTCAGTGGGGTGGATATATCCTGATGGTTGGTAAAGCATTGCATTATTCTTAAGATGAGAGGACTAACCTTATCATTTTTGTTGGCCATATGAATTGCATATaagctatgttacccggactcggctGAAAGTGTCCAAACTGGATACGTGTCCGAGTGTCGGATTCggcaatatttttaaaattttacatgttttggcctaaaataagtgtcagagtgtccatacccatgtccgagtgtcgagtgtccgacacggatactcgaggcaaaatgaagagtccgggtaacgtAGCATATAAGAATATAGTTCAATCACTTTTGTTATACGAACATGTATCTGTAACTTTGCACTATTTGAGAGTTGTAGTCAACAATCTAttctaactttttaaaaatatatttcctgCTACTCTAGGTGATATATGACGATTTGATGACTAGCATATGGTTTTCTTTAGTTGTTTAGACTGTTCAATAATCTTACTTTAATAAGTTTGTGTCTCAATTACTTTTGGTGCAGTATGGGCACATAGTGGAAATTGATCTGAAAATCCCACCCAGACCGCCTGGTTATGCTTTTGTTGAGGTCAGACTGTTGTTTTCTGCTCACATATGGTTTAATTATGTTGTTAAGTTTGTATTTGGAAAGATTTTGCGTTGTAATAAGAATATGCAGTGCAAAGTTGCTACGGGGACCTTGATTAATAAAATGCATGTTAACTTTTCAAGGTCATCCTTCTTTCTAAGTGTTCTTGCATTTCATATATATCCAGTTTGAAGATGCCCGTGATGCTGAAGATGCTATTGAAGGTCGGGATGGCTACAAATTTGACGGGCAACGGCTAAGGGTTAGTGTTGGCATGTCAGATCTTATTGCTTTCTGTTCTAATGTTACAATGGTTATAAATGCTTTTTTTTTGTTCATGTTCCTCTGGTCTATGTGAAGGTTGAATTTGCACATGGTGGCCGAGGATCATCATCAGGGGATCGCTATAGTAGTTACAGTAGTGGTGGGAGCCGTGGTGGGGTTTCTCGAAGGTCTGAGTATCGCGGTAAGCACATTTTGAGCTTCATGTTTATATAACCTGCTGTCTTTGGTATCGGTGGAAATGCATGTGCTAAAGACTTCCTGTCCTCTACTTCGCAGTTTTGGTCACTGGATTACCTTCCTCTGCCTCGTGGCAAGACTTGAAGGTAAGGATGGATGCTCCTGTCCCATGGACTAGCTTGTTTGGCCATATTGTTGGGTATatggatttgaattttctctcataaAATCTAACTGTAGGATCACATGCGTCGTGCTGGGGATGTTTGCTTCTCTCAAGTTTACCCAGAACGTGGTCATGGACGCGGTATGTTGAATTTGTCAAAATTCTTGTAGATAGTAATATTTCCTTTTGTAATTGTAAATTGGCCTTTCGGGTATGCGGATCTATGCGAAGGACACTGACCATGTATTTCAGGGTAAAACTAAATGAGATTAGTGCTGGATATTAATTTTCCACTCCTTTTATCACGTTTTAAGGGTAGCTTATATTTGGAACTTCCTTAATTTGAAAGTTTTGTTAAACTTGCAAATTTACAAAGTCAGTCGAAAACATGTTTGGGAATGATGTATGCTAATACCGGGTCATCTATTTGCCTTACACAGTGGGTACTATACATCATAGGATTTTATCGGTACTTTGCTTATTTGATCTAGAATTAGACGTTCATATTTAGTAATGGAGTCATGATTGATAGTTAATGATGATTTATGGCTCATAGTCAAATGGTTAACATTGTCGTAATTCATGATAAAATTGATTGACTGAGTGTGTTGGCATAAAATTGATCGACTGGATAGCATGCCTGTAATCAGTATTGGACATACACGTGTGCATAATTTGTCAAGTGACACGCCATTAAttgcaaaaaagaaagaagtcTTTATTGTTTCCTTTACAAATCAACCTCTGACTTCAATTTTCAGGTTCtccatccaattaaaattttCACCAAGTTTAATCTATATTTAGATCATTTAGGTTCCTCATAAAAATATAAGACACATGGTGTTCTATGAAATGTCATAATAGAGATATGGTCGGACTATACTTTGTAATTGATAGTAATGTGATACAGTTATATAAGTGTGTTGGCCTGCGTTAACAAGATCAAATATTCGAACTATAAATTGGCCAGCTTTgcatgtctttttttttttttttagaactaTATGCATATTGAGGAAGATAATAGGAAGAAAGATATACAATAATAAGCTTGCTTCGTAGAAAGACTGATCTTCAATCCTTGTTTGAAATCTGTTTTTCTTGACTTGCTATTTTTCTGTTTTGGTTTTGACTTTTCTCAAATAAGATCCACAGAGTTGTTTATGGTGATTTGACGAAGAAATGGATCTAAAATTTTGTAAGTGTAGTTCATAGCGACCaaattttaggaaaaaaaaaaatctgttgTCTTGTGTTTATAGTTCTGTGAACTTGTTTCCCGAGTTCAAGTCTGACAATGACTTtttttctggtatacttgggaACTATctcttttttgtaattttgttatGTACTCTCTAAGATTTGGCAGATTCCAAAAAAAATAGAAGAGCAAAATATTTACAGTTTGTGAGAGATATATTGCACTATTATTATTTTGCTTCAGTAAACGTATTCATTTCATCTCTTTAATAAAAGAAGTATTCTCCCTGTTTTGTTCTATCATAGTTCAAATACAAACAAGTTACTTTTTCTGTATTGGCCCAGTATTTGGATGTTGTAGCAGTTCGTCAGAgataattgttgttgttgtttgaTATATAAATGGTTAATCAAGTAAATTTTATTGGTAGATGTCCATGCTTAGATCACTCCAGGGGCGCTCCATTAATGCAATCAATTACTCTTATCTAGCAGAAAGAGAAGATTGTTACATATAGAGAAGTGAAGCTTACATGGTTCTAATGTTTGCTCTCCATTGAAATCGAAGTACTAAAATTGATTTAGGTTTCTGTTTaatgttgttgatgttgtttaTTATTCTTAATTGTAGGTGTCAGCGGAGTTGTAGACTATACAAACTATGATGACATGAAATATGCGGTAAGTTAGCTACATTGTATTTGTATAATGTAATTAGGCATAGTACGTATCTGTATAATGTAACTATGCATATTACATTTACCTTTGTGTCTGAAATTATTTATTGTTGATAGATGTACTGTAAAAGAAATATGCATAAGTTTAGTATTGCATGTTCCTAAAATTTTTGCTacatacacaaatatatatttaatctgAACTTCACCGTATCATATTACAGATCAGGAAACTCGACGACTCTCtgtttaaaaatcaattttcgAAGGCCTACATACGGGTAAGTAGTGCTGGATGGTCCAAGTTCTTTCCAAAATTTTCAAAGCTTTTAGATTAATTTTCTTTAACTAATTATAGGTTGAGGAATATGATGAGAGACGTGGTTACTCTAGGAGTCCTAGTCGGAGTCCGTATTCAAGAAGCAGAAGCCGGAGCCGCAGTTATAGCAGCCGGAGCAGAAGGTTCAATTTTTTTACACTTGTGAACTAAACATATTAAGaacattttttatacataaaaaattgttttaatatatttgtagaTGTAGTTCAATACCAGCATACCCAAAATTAAATTGTATAGAGTGAGTTAGGGGTTTGCTATTATATTGTAGTTTCTTGGATGTTCTATTCTTTATTGAATACTGACTAAAACTGGGTTTTTAGCAGCGAGTCTCCAAGGGCAAAACATCCTCGTCGTGCTCGATCCAGGACTCGGTCTCGTTCAAGGTCTATTCGTTCTGAATCATCTCGCTCAATATCTCGGTATGTATTCACCCATGTTTGTATATATCTTCCCTGCGTTCAGTTGCAAATTTTAGTCTTTTCACCTATTGCATCTGTTGACTGATTATTAAGTATATATATCTTTTTGTACATAACTTTTTGGTATTTATGCTCAAATGAGTTTTATGACCTTTAAGTTTGTCGATTTTTGTGAGGCAAATACTGTTGTTTCTCATTTTTACACATTACTTTGTTTTAGTATCTGATTTTTGCTTTCGTTGATGGATATGCTTAAATAATCATAAAATCAAATGCTATTACGAATTCATTCTTtagcttatttttttaatatatgctcCTCATTTGAAATTTAATATGTACACCATCGGAACAAATCGATTTGATGTTTGAATACTTGCGATAGTTGAAAATGTGTTGCAAGTCGAATGCTATTTTTAATAGCCGGGTCATAGCCACTTTGTGGCACATGCTTTAAATGTTGCATGCTTTGAAGGTTGACATGTAATTGGGTTGAAAGTCAAGTGTAATCCATCGTCACATTCACATTATTAATTTTAAGCTGACTTCTGGCCAAACTATCGTTTCTTGATTGTGTGAAGGTTGATTTCATGTCTATAATTTTTCCCCAAGTCGTTTACTCGAAAACACTACAGGAATTGCACACATACCTTCTTCTTGAATGTCAGATATATACTGCCTATCTGTCTTCTTTCCTGTATATCGTCAATAACATGGAGAAAAGTCGATAATACATCATTCTCaacagtttattttattttttatttccaaaTAACTACAGTCACTAGTAGATACTGGAGGAATTAATTTATTCCCTTCCTTTTTCTGTTCCCCAACTCTTTTTCATCATTGGGAAATGTCAAATGAGAGAATAGTTATTAGCTTCCGAGACATTTGGTCAGTATATCTTTAACTAGTCTGCAAGTAACATGGTCTTTAAGAACTGATATGAATTAGCCAAAATAATTATTCCCAAGAGTGTTAGATTTTGAAccaccattttttttaataagttcCTTGAAAAATGGTATGACGACTACAGAGGGATGGTTTTGCCACGACACAGTTCTTAATAGTATTCGGAGTGAGATGGGCCTAATTGAGAAAGGATCTAAAACTGCCCTGTTATGCTGCCACGATTATAAAGAATTCCCTTGTTTGTTTTCTAGATCTGGCTTTCTGCGGCGATCTGGGGATATCATGTTAGGATTTTGATGGGTATGGTGCTCAGACTTTTGGTTGTGGCGCTATGCTGTTAAGGGATGGGCAGCTCTAGCCAGCCTTGATCCCCTTATGGTAAATTATTTCTTATATGTAATACGGTGTGTGTCTCTAATGGGCATGCTGAACACAATAAACTAAAAGACAATAAACTGTTCTGTAAAGATCGATGATTAGGATCTAATTACTAGGACCAATGTTGAAAGCTGGATGAATCAGTAGATCCcttcgattttttttttagttggCTTGGTGTTTCTCTACCACGGTGAGACATGTGAATGCTGATTACTTCTCTCTGTAACATGGTACTGAAATTTGAGTGCCTACTTTTTAGTTTGGGCATTTTATAGAACGTACCTAGAAACAGAAATGTCTTGATCTTTGTCAAACACGCTCATTTCTCTTTTAGAACGATGCCAAAGATTAAAAATTCTTTTTCACTTGTGTAATGAGAGAAGATTCCTCGGATAAGAGGTTTTGAAGTATTTCTATAGAAAATGGACTTTGATTTGGGTTTTTTCTTCGAACTTTTGCAGGTCTCGCTCAAGATCTAGATCTCCAGCCTATGCTGTAAGTCAAATTACTTGTTTTGTAGAAGAGATGCGAATATATTTGTTGTTTGGATTAGTTTTATTTTCTGTGTCTGAACATGGTGTGCTTTATAGTCTCGTCGCCGCAGATCGGTTAGCAGAAGTCCAAGCAGGGATAGACGCATTTCCCGATCCCGTCGCTCACCTTCGGTATGTTTTTTGCCCTTAACTGCAAGCAGTGGGTCTCATCATGCACGCTTCTAGTTTTGTAACTCCTTTGTGTTATACTTTGTCGCAGGTGCTATCTGATTGAACCAAGACGTTAACATGAGTGGCTGCTTATGGAGTAGGACAGATCTCTGTCTTTGTTTCTTAGTTTCTTTCTTCAGGAGCGAAAGAAATAGCCTTATTAGTATGTATGACttggattttaaaaacaattaggGGTACTACACTTTGGTGGTTATACTTGAGGCGTTTGTGTTAAAATTTGAACCGGAGGTTATGGTCAGATCTAGACTTTGAATATTGTTCCCGACTGTGCTTGCTAGAGAGCAGGACTGTGTTTACTTACTGTGCAATGGATAGAAATAATCAAGAGTTGGAGAtggaattattatattttaatcagTGGCATACAATTATGGATTCAAATTTTGTTGATGCTATATGTTGAGTTTGCAGATGTCTTGAATTTGCATGAATGTGATTTCATGAATTCCCAGTTGATATGTTTGCTATAAAAACATGTTAAGAGGCAGttgttttatatgaaaatatgttTCGAAGGAATGATTCAAAGCAAGCGTTGTTTTAGTATCTCTATTTACTGTTATCACAACCGATAACCGACGCAAAGCTTCTTGAATCTTCCTTGTATAAAAGCTCCCTCACTTCATCAGTCTTCGTTTTGTACCACATCTCCCTTCATGTGGCCACACAATCTGAACTCATGTATGTAAATACCACCTACATTGTCattaaagttttaaaatgtgtACCATCGCCGAGATGGACGCTCAAGTACTACCATTTTTTCacattctttacactttccttgcTGTATTTCAAACTTTAGTCGGGagttcatatataattttatcttgtTCATATTGCGCAGTCCAACAGTTTTTGAACCTCTTGCAATCTTATATATATCTAAAACTCGTCGCATTTGTCGCTCAAGAGCTCAGCCATCCTGCATACATGTTGCATATGTTGGAAGGTCAAGAAAAGACGACAAACATCTTCCTCTGGAAACAGCTTCCTTTGCTATATATTTCAGCAACATAGTTCCCTTTTACTCGTACATTTCCAGGAGTTTGAGATTCGAATGATCTTTAACAAGCAGTCAGCAACAAGTTGGTGTCTCGTACACATATATCTGTAAACACAACTGAATTACATCCCTGAGGATGAAACCATAATCAgacaaaatttgaataaataaacaaactcaaaagtattttatattatctgctTCGAGTAGGGGA includes:
- the LOC108202574 gene encoding serine/arginine-rich splicing factor SR30 isoform X1; translation: MFLTFEPHTRIPKLSQSSPAHTFRKMSGRLSRTIYVGNLPGDIREREVEDLFYKYGHIVEIDLKIPPRPPGYAFVEFEDARDAEDAIEGRDGYKFDGQRLRVEFAHGGRGSSSGDRYSSYSSGGSRGGVSRRSEYRVLVTGLPSSASWQDLKDHMRRAGDVCFSQVYPERGHGRGVSGVVDYTNYDDMKYAIRKLDDSLFKNQFSKAYIRVEEYDERRGYSRSPSRSPYSRSRSRSRSYSSRSRSSESPRAKHPRRARSRTRSRSRSIRSESSRSISRSRSRSRSPAYASRRRRSVSRSPSRDRRISRSRRSPSVLSD
- the LOC108202574 gene encoding serine/arginine-rich splicing factor SR30 isoform X2; protein product: MFLTFEPHTRIPKLSQSSPAHTFRKMSGRLSRTIYVGNLPGDIREREVEDLFYKYGHIVEIDLKIPPRPPGYAFVEFEDARDAEDAIEGRDGYKFDGQRLRVEFAHGGRGSSSGDRYSSYSSGGSRGGVSRRSEYRVLVTGLPSSASWQDLKDHMRRAGDVCFSQVYPERGHGRGVSGVVDYTNYDDMKYAIRKLDDSLFKNQFSKAYIRVEEYDERRGYSRSPSRSPYSRSRSRSRSYSSRSRSESPRAKHPRRARSRTRSRSRSIRSESSRSISRSRSRSRSPAYASRRRRSVSRSPSRDRRISRSRRSPSVLSD